The following proteins are co-located in the Onychomys torridus chromosome 6, mOncTor1.1, whole genome shotgun sequence genome:
- the Rab33b gene encoding ras-related protein Rab-33B — protein MASEMESSLEVSFSSSCAVSGPSGCLPPARSRIFKIIVIGDSNVGKTCLTYRFCAGRFPDRTEATIGVDFRERAVEIDGERIKIQLWDTAGQERFRKSMVQHYYRNVHAVVFVYDMTNMASFHSLPSWIEECKQHLLANDIPRILVGNKCDLRSAVQVPTDLAQKFADTHSMPLFETSAKNPNDNDHVEAIFMTLAHKLKSHKPLMLSQPPDNRISLKPETKPAMPCWC, from the exons ATGGCTTCGGAGATGGAGTCGTCCCTGGAGGTCAGCTTCTCGTCCAGCTGTGCGGTGTCAGGGCCGTCCGGGTGTCTGCCTCCCGCCCGCTCCCGCATCTTCAAGATCATCGTGATCGGCGACTCGAACGTGGGCAAGACGTGCCTGACTTACCGCTTCTGCGCCGGCCGCTTCCCCGACCGCACCGAGGCCACCATCGGGGTGGACTTCCGAGAGCGAGCCGTGGAGATCGATGGCGAGCGCATCAAG ATCCAGTTGTGGGACACTGCAGGACAAGAGCGGTTCAGGAAGAGCATGGTTCAGCACTACTACAGGAATGTGCATGCTGTTGTGTTCGTGTACGACATGACCAACATGGCCAGCTTCCACAGCCTGCCCTCTTGGATAGAGGAATGCAAACAGCACTTGCTGGCCAATGACATTCCTCGAATTCTGGTTGGAAATAAATGTGACTTGAGAAGCGCCGTTCAGGTGCCCACAGACTTGGCACAAAAGTTTGCTGACACACACAGTATGCCTTTGTTTGAGACCTCTGCTAAAAACCCCAATGATAATGACCACGTAGAAGCTATATTTATGACATTGGCTCATAAGCTGAAGAGCCACAAGCCACTGATGCTCAGCCAACCGCCAGATAACAGAATTAGCCTGAAACCGGAAACAAAGCCTGCCATGCCATGCTGGTGCTAA